AGTCGCAGCTGATCAAGCGCTATCGCCCCGCCTACAACGTGCTGCTGCGCGACGATAAGTCGTTTCCGTTCATCCTGCTCCGCGACGACCACGACTTCCCGCGGGTGCAGAAGCATCGCGGCGCGCGGCGTGCGAAGGGCAATTACTATGGCCCGTTCGCGAGCGCCGGGAGCGTCAACAACACGCTCAACGCGCTGCAGAAGCTGTTCCTGCTGCGCTCGTGCACCGATAGTTTCTTCAAAACCCGCGACCGGCCATGCCTGCTCTACCAGATCAAGCGCTGCTCGGCGCCCTGCGTCGGGCGGATCGACGCGGCGGGCTACAAGGAACTGGTCGACGACGCCAAGGCGTTCCTCGGCGGCAAGTCGACCGGCGTGCAGGCCAAGCTCGGCGCGCAGATGCAGGCTGCTGCGGAGAATATGGACTTCGAGCTCGCCGCGCTGCTGCGCGACCGGCTGCGCGCGCTGACCTTCATCCAGGGGACGCAGGCGATCAACGCCGAAGGGGTGGGCGACGCCGACATCTTCGCGATGGCGTGCAAGGACGGGCTGATCGGCATCCAGGCGTTCTTCATCCGCGGCGGCCAGAATTGGGGCCATCGCAGCTTCTTCCCGCAACACACCAACGACGTCCCCGAGGACGAGGTGCTGACCAGCTTCCTCGGCCAGTTCTACGAAGAGGTGCCGCCGCCCAAGCAGATCCTGCTCGACCGCGAGCTGCCCGAAGGCGCGCTGCTGGTCGAGGCGCTGGGCGACAGGGCCGGCTACAAGGTCGCGATCCAGGTGCCGCAGCGCGGCGACCGTGCACGCCTGATGGACCAGGCCAAGCGCAATGCGATCGAAGCAATCGAGCGGCGGCAGGCGGAGTCGACCACGCAGGCGAAGCTTCTGCGCGAGGTCGCTGACCTGTTCGACCTGCCCGAACCGCCCAATCGCATCGAGGTCTACGACAACAGCCACATCCAAGGCACCAACGCGGTCGGCGCGATGGTCGTCGCCGGGCCAGAGGGCTTCCGCAAGGGTCAGTATCGCAAGTTCAATATCAAGAACAAGGAGACGACTCCGGGGGATGATTTCGGGATGATGCGTGAGGTGTTCACGCGGCGGTTCGCGCGGGCGCAGGCGGAGGACCCGGATCGGGACGGGGGCGAGTGGCCGGACCTGGTGCTGATCGACGGCGGCAAGGGCCAGTTGAGTGCGGCGCGCACTGTGCTCGAGGACCTTGGTATCGAGGACGTCAACCTGGTCGGCGTCGCCAAAGGGCCCGATCACGGCCGCGAGGGGCGCGAGGTGTTCCACATGCTCGACGGACGCGAATTCCAGCTGCCCGTCAACGCGCCGGTGCTCTTCTATCTCCAGCGGCTGCGCGACGAGGTCCACCGCTTCGTGATCGGCGCGCACCGCGACAAGCGCAGCAAGGCGATCGGCGCGAGCCCGCTCGACGAAGTGCCCGGGATCGGCCCGGCGCGGAAGAAGGCGCTGCTGATGCATTTCGGCACCGGGCGCGCGGTGCGCAACGCGAGCCTGCAGGACCTGCAACAGGCGCCCGGCGTGTCGGCGATGGTCGCGCAACAGGTGTACGATTTCTACCATTCGCGATAACGTCCCCAAAAAGGGGGAGACTCGCTGTCGAAACGCAATGTTCACCATCGGCTGGTAGCTGAGCCTGCGTGACCACGCCCGTTTTCCTGACCGTCGACACTGAGTTCGCGTGGCGGCATCACGCGGCGGGGCTCGGCGTCGACGCGATCTACGAGCGATCGATCGAGCCTGCCGATGTCGGGATCCGCTATCAACTCGCCGAACTCGCCCGCCACGACCTGAAGGCGTGCTTCTTCGTCGATCCGATGCCGGCAGTACTGTTCGGACTCGATCCGATCCGCCGTATCGTCGAGACGATCCTTGCCGCGGGGCAGGAGGTGCAGCTCCACCTCCACGCCAACTGGACCGGCGCGACGGTTGGCGATCGCGGCGCGACGTTCGGGCATTTCGCGCTCTACCGGTACAGCCTTTCTGAACAGATCGATCTGCTGACGCAGGCGCGCGACCTGCTCGTCGCCGCGGGCGCGCCCGCACCGATCGCCTTCCGTGCCGGCAGCTATGCGGCGAACGACGACACGCTGGCCGCATTGGCCTCGCTCGGCTTCGTGTACGACAGCAGCCACAATGGCGCCGAAGCCCCCGACGCGAGCCGGATCACCTTGCCGCCGCGCCAGATCGCCCCGACCGCGCGCGGCGTCGTCGAGGTGCCGGTGACGGTGATCGAGGACAGCCCGGGCCGGTTGCGCACCTTCCAGCTCTGTGCGCTGTCGGTCGGCGAAAGCTACGACGCGCTCGAACATGCCGCGGTCTCGGAGCATGCCGCGGTAACGATCGTCAGCCACGGCTTCGAACTCGCCAATCGCAGCGGGACGCGCGCCAATGCCGTGCACGTCCGCCGCTTCCGGACGCTGTGCGCGATCCTTTCCGAGATGCGCGACGTGCTGCCGACGGTGCATTTCGCCGACCGGCCTGATCTGCCGCTCGACCGCCAGGACCTGCCACTCGGTCCCGACCGGCTGCGCAAGCGTTGGCGGCAGGCGGAGCAGCTCTGGTCGAACTGGGTCGCCGAACGCGCATGACCGCGGTCGTACCGCTGCGGTTCCAGGTCGGTGCACGAACGCTGGCATCGGTCCCGCGACGGCTAGTCCGGGTCGGGTTGTCGCTCGATGCCGTGCTCGCGGCGCAGACGCCCGCGCTGCCGTCACTGCCGGCCGATGCGGACGGGGTCATCGTCACGTCGCTGCCCGAGGCGACGCTGGCTGCGTTCGATCGGCGGGGTCTGCTCTGCGCGGTTCGACAGCGCTACGTGCGCTATCACACCGATCTTCGCATCGGTGTCGACGCATGGCTCGCAGGCCTGTCGGGCAGCGCGCGATCGGGGTTGAAGCGCAAGGCCAAGAAGCTCGCCGCCGCGTCCGGCGGGACTCTCGATATCCGTGCCTATCGCACGCCGACCGAGATCATGCTGTTCCACCCGCTGGCGCGCGCGGTGTCGGCGACGACCTATCAGGAGCGGCTGCTCGGATCAGGGCTGCCCGAGGACGCCGGGCATTGCCTGCGCCTGGCCGCCGAGGATCGGGTACGCGCGTGGCTGCTGTTCGTCGACGGCAGGCCGGTGGCGTATCTGTGCTGCACCGCCGATGGCGAGTCGTTGCGCTACGACCATGTCGGGCACGATCCCGCGCATAACGACCTGTCGCCCGGCGCGGTGCTGCAGATGGAGGCGATGCGCCAGCTGTTCGCCGACCGCTTCGCGCGGTTCGATTTCACCGAAGGCGAGGGGCAGCACAAGCGCCAGTTCGCAACGACGGGAACGGCGTGCGTCGACCTGCTACTGCTGCGCCCGACACTGGCGAACCGCGGCGTGATGGCGGCGCTCGGCACGTTCGACGGCGCCATGGCGCGCGCGAAACGGGCCGCTGCGCACCCGATCCTGCAGCGGCTGGCGAAGCGAGTCCGGCGATAGCCGATCGTCTCGGGCGGCATATCGTTTCGCCGTCGGACACGCCTATAAGACCCGATGCACCTGCGCGCGCCCGCCATCGTCGTCGCCGTCCGCCAGCATGGCGAGCATGGCGCGATCGTGCGTGCGCTGACCCGCAACGACGGCGTCCAGCCCGGCTATGTCCGTGGCGGCCGGTCGCGGCAGATGCGGCCCGTGCTGCAGCCCGCCAACCTGGTCCAGGGCGAATGGCGCGCGCGGACCGGCGAGCAGCTCGCGTCGCTGACCGTCGAACTCGTCCACAGCCGCGCTGCGCTGCACGGCGAGCCGCTCGCCGCCGCCGCGCTTGAATGGGTGACCGCGCTGACCGCGACCGCATTGCCCGAGGCGCAGGCCTATCCCCGCGTCCATGACGCGCTAAGCGGGACCCTGGACGCGATCGAGGCGGCGCCGTCGGCGCGGGGCTGGGCCGCGGCCTTGGTGCGGTACGAGTTGTTGCTGCTCGCCGAACTCGGCTTCGGGCTGGATCTCGATCGCTGCGTCGCCAGCGGTGGTACCGAGGACCTCGATTTCGTCAGCCCGCGCAGCGGGGCCGCGGTGGGGCGTGGTGCGGCGTTCGGGTACGAGGCCAAATTGCTGCGCCTGCCCGCCTTCGCGCGCACCGGCGGCGAGGCGTCGTGGGACGACATTTTCGATGGCCTGCGCCTGACCGAGCATTTTCTCGCGCGCGATATCCTGGTCGATCGGCGTGTGGAGACGCTGGCCGCGCGCGAGCGGCTGGTCGATCGTCTCAAAAGGGCGGTTGCGTGACGGGGGTTCGCCCGGCACAGGCAGCACCGAGGAGATAGCATGCCCCTGATCGCGATACTCGCCGGCGACGGCATCGGCCCCGAAGTCACCGCCCAGGCGCGCCGCGTGCTCGACGCGCTCGGCCTCGACTTTTCCTATCAGGAAGCGCTGGTCGGCGGCGTGGCCTATCACCAGCTGGGGCATCCGTTGCCGCCCGCGACGCTCGAACTCGCCAAGCGGTCGGATGCGATCCTGTTCGGTGCGGTCGGCGATCCGAGCTGCGACGGTCTCGAACGGTCGCTGCGTCCCGAGCAGGCCATCCTGGGCCTGCGCAAGGAGCTCGGGCTGTTCGCCAATCTACGCCCGGCGACCTTGTTCAAGGGGCTGGAGGATGCCTCCGCGCTGCGTCCCGAGGTCGCGAGCGCGATCGATCTGGTGATCGTCCGCGAAACGAACGGCGATGTCTATTTCGGCGACAAGGGCATCCGCACCACCGCCGCCGGCCGGCGCGAGGGCTATGACATCATGTCGTACGACGAGGACGAGGTGACTCGCATCGCCCGCGTCGGGTTCGAGACCGCGCGGACCCGGCAGCGCCGGCTCTGCTCGATCGACAAGGCCAATGTGCTCGAGACGTCGCAGCTGTGGCGCGACGTGGTGATCGCGCTGTCCGCCGACTATCCCGATGTCGAACTGACGCACATGTATGTCGACAACGCCGCGATGCAGCTTGTGCGCAACCCCGGCCAGTTCGACGTCATCGTCACGGGCAATCTGTTCGGCGACATCCTGTCCGACCAGGCCAGCATGTGCGCAGGCTCGATCGGCATGCTGCCGTCCGCGACGCTCAACGGGTCGGGGCAAGGGTTGTACGAGCCGATCCATGGTTCGGCGCCCGATATCGCCGGGCAGGGCAAGGCCAATCCCTGCGCCGCGATCCTGTCGGCGGCGATGATGCTGCGACATTCGCTGGGCATGCCCGAGGCCGCCGACCGGATCGAGGCCGCCGTCGCCGCCGCGATCCTGGGCGGCGCGCGGACGCCCGATCTGGGCGGTACGCTTTCGACTGCTGCGATGGGCGACGCCGTTCTCGCACAGATCGGATGACATCCGACCTTCTCGAACTCGCGGTGGTCATACCGACGTTCAACGAGAAGGCGAACGTGCCGACGTTGGTGGCCAGGCTCGATCAGGCGTTGCGCGGCGTGAACTGGGAAGCGATCTTCGTC
This sequence is a window from Sphingomonas ginsenosidivorax. Protein-coding genes within it:
- the uvrC gene encoding excinuclease ABC subunit UvrC, producing the protein MSSPNSPDRFNEDKSTFTVRGGGEAPDLQAGVAAIRNVLDTLPVRPGVYRMQDARGDVLYVGKARALRNRVANYVQVERLTKRLQRMVAQTRSMTIVTTNNEAEALLLESQLIKRYRPAYNVLLRDDKSFPFILLRDDHDFPRVQKHRGARRAKGNYYGPFASAGSVNNTLNALQKLFLLRSCTDSFFKTRDRPCLLYQIKRCSAPCVGRIDAAGYKELVDDAKAFLGGKSTGVQAKLGAQMQAAAENMDFELAALLRDRLRALTFIQGTQAINAEGVGDADIFAMACKDGLIGIQAFFIRGGQNWGHRSFFPQHTNDVPEDEVLTSFLGQFYEEVPPPKQILLDRELPEGALLVEALGDRAGYKVAIQVPQRGDRARLMDQAKRNAIEAIERRQAESTTQAKLLREVADLFDLPEPPNRIEVYDNSHIQGTNAVGAMVVAGPEGFRKGQYRKFNIKNKETTPGDDFGMMREVFTRRFARAQAEDPDRDGGEWPDLVLIDGGKGQLSAARTVLEDLGIEDVNLVGVAKGPDHGREGREVFHMLDGREFQLPVNAPVLFYLQRLRDEVHRFVIGAHRDKRSKAIGASPLDEVPGIGPARKKALLMHFGTGRAVRNASLQDLQQAPGVSAMVAQQVYDFYHSR
- a CDS encoding polysaccharide deacetylase; this encodes MTTPVFLTVDTEFAWRHHAAGLGVDAIYERSIEPADVGIRYQLAELARHDLKACFFVDPMPAVLFGLDPIRRIVETILAAGQEVQLHLHANWTGATVGDRGATFGHFALYRYSLSEQIDLLTQARDLLVAAGAPAPIAFRAGSYAANDDTLAALASLGFVYDSSHNGAEAPDASRITLPPRQIAPTARGVVEVPVTVIEDSPGRLRTFQLCALSVGESYDALEHAAVSEHAAVTIVSHGFELANRSGTRANAVHVRRFRTLCAILSEMRDVLPTVHFADRPDLPLDRQDLPLGPDRLRKRWRQAEQLWSNWVAERA
- a CDS encoding GNAT family N-acetyltransferase, whose protein sequence is MTAVVPLRFQVGARTLASVPRRLVRVGLSLDAVLAAQTPALPSLPADADGVIVTSLPEATLAAFDRRGLLCAVRQRYVRYHTDLRIGVDAWLAGLSGSARSGLKRKAKKLAAASGGTLDIRAYRTPTEIMLFHPLARAVSATTYQERLLGSGLPEDAGHCLRLAAEDRVRAWLLFVDGRPVAYLCCTADGESLRYDHVGHDPAHNDLSPGAVLQMEAMRQLFADRFARFDFTEGEGQHKRQFATTGTACVDLLLLRPTLANRGVMAALGTFDGAMARAKRAAAHPILQRLAKRVRR
- the recO gene encoding DNA repair protein RecO, which produces MHLRAPAIVVAVRQHGEHGAIVRALTRNDGVQPGYVRGGRSRQMRPVLQPANLVQGEWRARTGEQLASLTVELVHSRAALHGEPLAAAALEWVTALTATALPEAQAYPRVHDALSGTLDAIEAAPSARGWAAALVRYELLLLAELGFGLDLDRCVASGGTEDLDFVSPRSGAAVGRGAAFGYEAKLLRLPAFARTGGEASWDDIFDGLRLTEHFLARDILVDRRVETLAARERLVDRLKRAVA
- the leuB gene encoding 3-isopropylmalate dehydrogenase, which encodes MPLIAILAGDGIGPEVTAQARRVLDALGLDFSYQEALVGGVAYHQLGHPLPPATLELAKRSDAILFGAVGDPSCDGLERSLRPEQAILGLRKELGLFANLRPATLFKGLEDASALRPEVASAIDLVIVRETNGDVYFGDKGIRTTAAGRREGYDIMSYDEDEVTRIARVGFETARTRQRRLCSIDKANVLETSQLWRDVVIALSADYPDVELTHMYVDNAAMQLVRNPGQFDVIVTGNLFGDILSDQASMCAGSIGMLPSATLNGSGQGLYEPIHGSAPDIAGQGKANPCAAILSAAMMLRHSLGMPEAADRIEAAVAAAILGGARTPDLGGTLSTAAMGDAVLAQIG